GTTTCTCTTAAGCCCTATCTTGAATCTCTACTAATTTTTCTAAAAGTTCTGCAACTAAATTCCAAAGTTCAATTTCATCAAATTCATTACTAATATCGGGATTATTTTCTCCAACTGCAAACCTACCTGCTAAAAAATTCTTGATAGCGAAAATTCGCTCTTGTTCTGGGAAAATTAGGTATTTTTCTAGCTTTTCGGCAATTTCTGGGATGGGTTTGTTTGCTAGCTGCTTGCGTACTCTGACCGCCACCCAATCATCACTTTTCAGGAACTCTATAACTGAGTTTAAAAAACTCTGGTGTTCTTCTTCTGTCCACTTTTCCCACCAGTCGTCATCCACATCCTCAAAATAGATGTCTACACAGTCAAGTCCATAAGTCATCCAATTTCTTTGTAATTGTCTAGCTGCTTCTAAATGTTCTAAAAATTTTTCCAATCTTTCTTGAGGTTCAACTGGCCTTGGTGTCCCCATAATGATGTAGTTTGGTTAAGACAGTGAAGGAAAATGACTTAAAACTATAAACTAAATTTTAAATAAATGCCCGGTTTCAAGCGATCGCTGTTATACAGTGATATATTCACTACTTGATTGACAAAATCCGTAATGTGGGGATTGTAACTTAAGAATAAACCTCTATCTATGCCCCAGCGTTGCAAAGTATTTTCCCAATTATCGGACTTTTCTTGGCAAAATTCATCAGAGAGGCTAGTAATCTGTATGCACAGTGGATTATTCTGCCGACTACTCACAATTATATCAGTTGCCATTGAGAAGTCTGCAATATAACACTGCCAAAAAGTACCTTCACGATGGACAATATCGCTAGCGATCGCTTGCAGAACATGAGTATCAGTCTGAGTAAACTCGCCAGCCATTAATCTTTGTTTCCATATGGAAAACTTAGGATCGCTTTGATTGAGCCATTTGGGAAATAAATACCTGTACCAATAATATTCCGTTGGCGTCATGTGTTCATAATACTGTTGTTGCTCCTCTGGTGATGTTAAGGCTTGAATATCTAGCCAAATTAGAGCATCTTTAATTATTTGTTGAAGAAAAAAGAGGACAAATTTTTTAGCAGTTAAGGAACCAGGCTTAACATCTTTAACCCAACGATTTATTTCTTCTAACCTTTTCGCCAAACTAGGATCTATTGCAGATGCTTCCTCGATCAGCAATTTTAATTGTTTTTTAATATCTTTTGCTTGCAAATAATGATAAACCTCAAAGACGCTGTGAGTCGCTAGAATTTTAAAATTATTTTATAGCATTCTCATGTAAGAACTTGTAAAAACGCACAATTCACGTTTTTACAGACGTTATAAGGTGTAAGTAAATGAGAAACTGTTGTAGCAGCTAAAAATAAACTGCTATCAACTGAAAATCATCAATTAATGGAGGTTAGCGGACTCGAACCGCTGACATCCTGCTTGCAAAGCAGGCGCTCTACCAACTGAGCTAAACCCCCGTAAAATTAAAGAGGTAGGTAATTAATCTACTTTCGTAATTGTAACTTAATATGGTTCTGTTGCCAAAGGAATGAAGCAAGAAAATAGTCTAGTCGTTGCGACACTTTATAAATTCGTCAGTTTGCCAGATTTTGCTGAGAAACGAGACCCTTTGCTGTCTTACTGCCAACAGCAAGGGATGAAGGGCACAATTCTGTTGGCACAAGAAGGCATTAACGGGACAATTGCAGGTTCTCGTGAGGCTGTTGACTCAGTTCTGGAATTTCTGCGTTCCGATCTGCGTTTGGCAGACTTGGAACATAAGGAGTCTTACACTGACACCCCGCCGTTTGAACGCATGAAGGTACGCTTAAAGTCAGAAATTGTCACTTTGGGATTGCCGGAAGTTGACCCAAATGAACAGGTTGGTACTTATGTCAGTCCTCAAGAATGGAATGAATTAATTTCTAACCCGGAAGTGACTGTGATTGACACCCGCAACGATTATGAAGTGAGTATAGGTACTTTTAAAAGGGCAGAAAATCCTCAAACTACTACATTTCGGGAGTTTCCTGAGTATGTCCGCCAGCAGCTTGACCCGAATAAACACAAAAAGGTAGCGCTGTTTTGTACTGGCGGTATTCGCTGTGAAAAAGCCTCATCCTTTATGCTGTCGCAAGGCTTTGCAGAAGTTTATCACTTGAAGGGCGGCATTCTCAAATACTTAGAAGAAGTTCCTGCCCAAGAAAGCTTGTGGGAAGGAGATTGTTTCGTCTTTGACGAACGAGTTGCTGTCCGTCACGGCTTGGAAGAAGGCAGCTATGAGATGTGTCAAGGTTGTGGTCGCCCAATTTCCGCGGCAGATAAGGCTTCACCTAAGTATGAGGAAGGTATTACTTGCCCCTACTGTTTTGATAGCCTGACGGAAGAAAAAAGAGTACGTCAGCAGGAAAAAAGGCGACAGTTTCTCTTTAAAAGTAACCATAAAAATGAATAATTACAACTCGTAGAACAGAAAGTCCTACGTACTCGGATTTGGTGGGCGATGCCCACCCTACTCTGTATTCATGTTGAATTTTGCGTAGCTTTATTAGGCTGCTTGCGGATTGAGGTGAAGCATCTGCCAAGTAGTATAAGTACCGATGGGACTCCAAAGTAAGTAAGGAACTAATAACAAGGCTGCCCAAACGGAAGTAGTTAAAACTGCAAGTGCTAATAAAAGACCAATAATAAAGCCTGTACCGCCCAGAATTGTACCGACTTTTAGACTACGAAGTCGAAACATTACAGGGGTGTAGGCAATAGTGACAATTTCTAGAAGTAGATATAAACCCATAAGTAACCAAGTGGCGTTGGTTCCTGGGTTTCTTTCCCAAACAATATAAGCTGACCAAGCACCGCAAATAAAAATTACCGTCCAGATGATGGGAATTGCTGCTTCAAAAGTTAACCATCTGGGGCGTTGCAATCGCTCGAACCACTTGCGATCGCTTGGTGTAATAAAATTAGCCGCTAAGGCTACTACGAAAGCTACACCCCCAATTACCATCCAAGATCTAATCATGCCGCCTTATCCTTTGCGATCGCTAGCCACTGCTGAAATATCCAATATTCAACATTAATCTTGACAATTTTGCCCTATTCTCTCATCATCCTTGAGTTCGATTACTCGCGATCGCTTAGGAAGATTTCTGTGCTGCTAATCCACTTGCTTTAATAGTCGCTGTACTATTTCTACGGCAAGGGTTTTGTATCCTACTTTTTCAAATAAAACCACCATTTTATCGGCTTCGTAACGCATTACTTGCCCCTTACCATAGTTGGTATGAATTACATAGCTATTCACGGGGAAAGGTTGAAAACTATCTTCCTCGACAGTAATTCCTGCTTTGCAGTTGTCGCAAAATCCACATTTATTATCTACTGGTTCGCCAAAGTAGTTAAGTAGGTACTGACGACGACAATCATGTAATTCTGCATAGTTTCGCATCATTTCTAAACGCGATCGCATAAATTGTTGTCGTCGTTGTTGTGCTAAAGTGGCTGCTTGAATTGAGGCGTTTTGGTCAACTTCGGTTTCGCTTTTAGTTACCTCACCAGTGGGTAAAATTTCTACAGCCTCCACTTCTTCTAAGCGACTCACAGCTTTGGTAATTTTGCTTTGAGATAAATCTGTAGCTTGCTGTAAATCTTCTAAATCGAGTGGTTCCTCAGCCTGTTGCACGGCTTCGGCTACTTGCAACACTTCATCCACATCTATCTTGCCGCCACTTGCAAAGAAACGCCGAATTTGTAAATCATCAGTATTGTAGAAAAGAATTGCTTGTGCTTCTTCGCCATCTCTTCCAGAACGTCCAATTTCTTGATAATAAGAATCGAGAGAATCGCTGATATCGTAATGAAAAACAAAGCGCACGTTTGATTTATCTACACCCATACCAAAAGCACAGGTAGCCACAATTACTTCCAATTCATCTGCCATAAATGCAGCTTGTACCTGTTCTCTTTGTGCTGCTTTCATTCCAGCATGATAATGGGCAGTTTTGATACATCTTTCCTGTAAAATTGCTGCTAGCTTTTCTGTATGCTTGCGGGTGGCTGCGTAAACTATTCCCGGCTTTTCTACAGCAATAATATGTTTGATAAATGCATTTAGCTTTTCACTTTCTTCGTGAAATGTTTCGACACCCAACCAAATATTTGGTCTGTCAAAACCACGCACAAATACTTGCGGTTCCTGCATTCCCAATCGTTCAATAATCTCATCACGAACTACTGGAGAAGCTGTGGCGGTAAGTGCTAATACAGGAGGATGACTGAGTGCTGCAATCACTGCCCCCAACCGTAGGTAGTCAGGGCGGAAATCATGTCCCCACTCACTAATACAATGAGCTTCATCAACTACAAATAGAGATGGTTTTGTATTTACAAAATGTGCCAGTACTTCTTCATTATTAAATTGCTCTGGAGACAGAAAGAGAAATTCTAATTGTTGGTTTTCTAAGCCAGCAAAAATTTCTTGGCGTTGAGAATTGCTAATAGTAGAGTTGAGGGCGGCAGCTTTGGCTATATTCTGTTCTTTAATTGCTTGTACTTGATCGTG
The genomic region above belongs to Calothrix sp. NIES-2098 and contains:
- a CDS encoding rhodanese domain-containing protein → MKQENSLVVATLYKFVSLPDFAEKRDPLLSYCQQQGMKGTILLAQEGINGTIAGSREAVDSVLEFLRSDLRLADLEHKESYTDTPPFERMKVRLKSEIVTLGLPEVDPNEQVGTYVSPQEWNELISNPEVTVIDTRNDYEVSIGTFKRAENPQTTTFREFPEYVRQQLDPNKHKKVALFCTGGIRCEKASSFMLSQGFAEVYHLKGGILKYLEEVPAQESLWEGDCFVFDERVAVRHGLEEGSYEMCQGCGRPISAADKASPKYEEGITCPYCFDSLTEEKRVRQQEKRRQFLFKSNHKNE
- a CDS encoding TspO and MBR like protein, coding for MIRSWMVIGGVAFVVALAANFITPSDRKWFERLQRPRWLTFEAAIPIIWTVIFICGAWSAYIVWERNPGTNATWLLMGLYLLLEIVTIAYTPVMFRLRSLKVGTILGGTGFIIGLLLALAVLTTSVWAALLLVPYLLWSPIGTYTTWQMLHLNPQAA
- a CDS encoding ATP-dependent DNA helicase, RecQ family protein, coding for MPKQRQVINQIAQQTFGYDCLRPGQQEVIKAILEGYDTLAVMPTGSGKSAIYQIAALLIPGITIVISPLLALQHDQVQAIKEQNIAKAAALNSTISNSQRQEIFAGLENQQLEFLFLSPEQFNNEEVLAHFVNTKPSLFVVDEAHCISEWGHDFRPDYLRLGAVIAALSHPPVLALTATASPVVRDEIIERLGMQEPQVFVRGFDRPNIWLGVETFHEESEKLNAFIKHIIAVEKPGIVYAATRKHTEKLAAILQERCIKTAHYHAGMKAAQREQVQAAFMADELEVIVATCAFGMGVDKSNVRFVFHYDISDSLDSYYQEIGRSGRDGEEAQAILFYNTDDLQIRRFFASGGKIDVDEVLQVAEAVQQAEEPLDLEDLQQATDLSQSKITKAVSRLEEVEAVEILPTGEVTKSETEVDQNASIQAATLAQQRRQQFMRSRLEMMRNYAELHDCRRQYLLNYFGEPVDNKCGFCDNCKAGITVEEDSFQPFPVNSYVIHTNYGKGQVMRYEADKMVVLFEKVGYKTLAVEIVQRLLKQVD